In one window of Mytilus galloprovincialis chromosome 6, xbMytGall1.hap1.1, whole genome shotgun sequence DNA:
- the LOC143079106 gene encoding partitioning defective 6 homolog gamma-like, which produces MSRSSKTFLHQGYSLLEVKSKLDAEFRRFSVDKSKQRKFEDLYTKVEKLHRLKNDPFVITYSDKDGDLLPINNDDNYNLALQTAKHLLRIMVQRKEECAFEVNGYGTLQKKKSAISKMLSSETPPKPRIKISMPEDFRRVSAIIDVDIVPETHRRVKLMKNGSDKPLGFYIRDGTSVRVTPQGLEKVPAIFISRLVPGGLAESTGLLAVNDEVLEVNGIDVAGKTLDQVTDMMVANSSNLIITVKPVNQRLTLAPNQRGGVGRHSQMSNISQSSAHSSQKSYDSDIINEHEEDDDEVQDLLPKSDDKSEKDKDSAVVTL; this is translated from the exons CTTGATGCAGAATTCAGAAGATTTTCAGTTGACAAGTCAAAACAGCGCAAATTTGAAGATTTATATACAAAAGTAGAAAAGCTGCATCGTTTGAAGAATGACCCATTTGTAATAACATATTCGGACAAAGATGGTGATCTGCTTCCTATTAACAATGATGACAATTATAACCTTGCCCTTCAAACAGCCAAACACCTTCTACGTATTATGGTGCAACGTAAAG AAGAATGTGCGTTTGAAGTGAATGGATATGGCACACTACAAAAGAAGAAAAGTGCAATAAGCAAAATGTTGAGTAGTGAAACACCGCCAAAGCCTCGTATCAAAATAAGTATGCCAGAAGATTTTAGACGTGTATCGGCCATAATAGATGTGGACATAGTACCAGAAACACATCGTCGTGTCAAACTGATGAAAAATGGTTCCGATAAACCATTAGGATTTTATATTCGTGATGGAACAAGTGTTCGAGTAACCCCACAAGGTTTAGAGAAAGTGCCAgctatttttatttcacgtttaGTCCCAGGAGGTTTAGCTGAGAGCACTGGACTGTTAGCGGTTAATGATGAAGTCTTAGAAGTAAACGGCATAGATGTAGCCGGAAAAACTTTGGACCAAGTTACGGACATGATGGTAGCAAATAGTTCCAACCTTATAATAACTGTGAAACCGGTAAATCAGAGACTGACTCTTGCCCCAAACCAACGAGGTGGTGTTGGACGACATTCCCAAATGTCCAACATATCCCAGAGTTCCGCACATTCTTCCCAGAAATCTTATGATAGTGACATTATAAATGAACATGAAGAAGATGACGATGAGGTTCAAGATCTGCTGCCAAAGAGTGATGATAAGTCAGAGAAGGATAAAGATAGTGCTGTAGTAACGTTATAG